In Equus caballus isolate H_3958 breed thoroughbred chromosome 22, TB-T2T, whole genome shotgun sequence, the sequence CTTAGCTTAACATACAACAAAGTCttgtataaacatatttttaggaTGTCTAAATTCTCAAGATACTTGCACAGAATACTAAAAGTACTTAAGAggatttttgtaaaataaacagaattgGCCATATACCAGTCCGCTGCTTACCCCAGGCTTGGGTATTTTGGCTCACGGTTTTGACAGACCAAACCCACATGTATCAGAGTTGGACAAAAAGCTAATTTGTCTTCCCCAGGAACAGGTGTATAGACACATTCTTATTCTTAGGGTATAAAAAAACAATTAGTAATGGCATTTAAAGTTAATTACTAACTGTATAATGCCtgagaacaaaaacaaagcaattttTGAAAGGTTAAGAGTCAGACTCTGGGCATTTCCGTTTTTTAGCTGCTGGCTCTTCAGTCTTGTGTAATTCTAAAGTGCTGGCATTGGATTTGAGGCTGAGGTCTGCTCTAAGGTTGTCCATAGCAACGGTGAAGCCTGAGAGAAGGTACCCCCCACCTCCGCTCATCAGTAGTTTGGGATGACTTCGATCTGGCAAAACCTAAtcaagacagaaagacagacattcATGTTTTCCTAAGCAGATAAAGCACATACTAACAATACACATGCCAGAATCAGAATTTAAATGACAAAGATTCTCTCGAAGATTTAACGGAATCAATTCCTAAGGAGCCCCTTCCTTCACAAGATAGTGCATATGAAAGCGTAGAAATTGGTTTAAGTGATTTTAGTGGATATAAAAGTGTAGAAATTGGCTTAAGTGattctctttggaaaataaaatgaagccatTTCTCTTAAACCTGAAGGAAGTTTCTAGTGGCGAATGGGCAAATGGTTTGTATACTACCCTGGGCTTGTGTGTAGCTTTCTTCCTTTTGGCTCTAGGAAGCTTCATGGCCAACAGTGGAGCTTGGGCCCATGGAGATGCAGCTACTGGACAGACATCCAGAGCCTCCCTTCCCTAATACCCTGTTAACTCTGACAAGCCTTCTTCTCTCCCACTACCATGGCTAAATAAGATGACTGCCATGAAGGGCAGGGTCGCCCAAGGCTATAGGGTGTCCGGGATTAAGTAAGATGTGCAAGCAGCAGGGCAGGGGTTGTGGCAGCCATGGAGATGCTCTCTCACATCTCTCTTCCAGAGGGAAGTGATTATGCAGAGTTCAAGCTGCAGAAAGCCTCTGGCTGCTGCTCCTTTGGAATCTGCTGTAGCATTCACACCCAGGGAGGCCATGGGTTGCTCCAAGTCCACAGCTGAGTGTGGGTACCAGAACTGGACTATTTCTGGCCAACGCAGGGCTCCTTTAATGGCAATCTTTGCTCAGGGGTTCCCCATCATCCTGGCTGAGACTTTTTCAGAGCAGCCCTGCAGGTTTTTCCTCCCctaccctccttcctcctttcacaGGCATCAGACCTGCATCACAGTCTGATGGCTCTCCCTGTCTAATCCTGCTCCCTCTTCCCTGTATCTTTCAAAGGCATTTCTCCTGATAAACCCCTTACACTTCTAATTCCATCTTGGCATATGACTTCTAGAGGTCCTGAACTGACACACAACCCATGTAAATCCTGAAACTTGCTGTGAAACATCCCAGCACAGAGGAAGGGATGTTTCTTGTTGGCCTGGGGATTTTGCTATTATCAGTTATTCCCTCCACAGTGATCTCGAGGCTTTGGGGCAACACAAACCACAACTGTTTGCAATTTAAAAGTCCCTGGACTGGAGTTACAGAGTAATAGACTTggacatgaaaggagaaaaaaggttCAGGAGAGGTCAGGGCACTTTCTCTGAGTTCTCTTTCATCTCTGCAGACAGAAACAGGGATATCTCCATTTAACAACTTCCGGCACTACTGTAAAGTCCCAGGAAAACAGCTCCTGGGACTGGCTGTGGAACACGTACCTGGTAATTTCTGAGCCAGGTTTCAGACAGCCTGAGGTTGATGACCCCTCCTCTTTCCCGCAGTTTCGTGTAGCATTCCAACAGGGGCTAAAGGCATAAACAGAGTGCTGTTAAGAATTACTTTGAGGGGCCGGCTTggtcgtgtagtggttaagttcacatgctctgcatcggcggcccagggtttgcaggtttggatcctgggcacggacctcacattgctcatcaagccatgctgtggcggcatcccacataaaatagaggaagactggcacagatgttagcttaacgacaatcttcctcaagcaaaaagaggaagattggcaacagatgttagctcagggccaatcttcctcacaaaaaaacgaATTACTTTGAGTGCCCAAATTTGAGAGTCAACATTCAGGTGCAAGAATTCCTGTTCATTCCATTTCAGTATTACCTCTTTATACTGACAGTAGGCCACAAATGGCCTTGAAGGGGCCACGAAGTCCAGCAAAGACAGCAGCAATGGAGTGGGATGGAAACGACTAGCTACAATTAAACTGCAAGGAAAACGTTAGACAAATTATTTCTCTACacccccaaagtggagcataagttttaaaatgcatttaaaattacCATATTTACTTGCATGACTCACACAAGGAAAAGCTTAAAACACAACATTCTAGGAATTCCAAACAATAAAATGACAAGCTATTAACTTTCTAGGAAACACAAGCTGGAATATAAGGTCTCATGTTGCTTTGGCAACTCTAAGCATTTAATGacattcttgattttaaaaaaagcaccTGGAAACAAATCCAACGTCATAATACTGGCTTTGCAGATATCTGAATCTACTCTCCTTTTAGGTTCTCCTTAGCCCTTGCCATTAGCCAGTACAACATCAGTTTGAATATGCCACCACCTGCACCTAATGGGACTACACAGCCCCATCTGATGCACCATCATTGGAGAAATTTCAGATTTCTTCTAAAACTCTGAAACTAACATGACCAATTTCCCACCTCCGCCAAATGCAGGCTCCTTTCTTTAAAAACCCAAGACAGAATCATCATCTCTGCTCCCACAGTCACCAAAGCAGACAAGCAGATAGAGAATGCTAATCTGTTTGAAGCAGAGCCCACAAGCACCAAGATGTCTCTTGCATTCTTTCATCAACGCACCCATCTgcgtttctttcactcagcagagCAGCAGCCTCTAACTGTCTTTTCCTTTGCTCTTCTTGTCTCTTCTGCTTCTCCTGAatcttcaagaagaaaaataagaaaccaaCGTACTGAGGTCATTCAGTCAGGTTTATGGAAACGCTGGTCTGTCAAAACATTTCAACAGTATTTATCAACTTGGACTAAAGCAACAAAAGGAAGTCAGTCACTTAAAAGGAAGTTGAAAACACACAAGAAAGCCCACATGTTAAAAAACATCATTAAGCTACCTATACAATGCTTCTGTATCCTACAGCTCCACCCCTAAGATTAAATCACTCACATGGATACACCCACGCgcactctctttctccatctgtttTGATATTTATCATCTTGGGAGCTGATGCTCCAAAGCCAAACCAAATCTCAGAGCTTACATGAAGTTAACTGAAGACCTGAGGGGACTATTATGAGAGTAGTGGGGACTCGTAAAATTCTTACATAatcctttctgcttcctctctctttaGGCTCCTTATATTCTAGATCTTGAGAGACAATCTCCATTGTTTCTTGTTCTTCTGGGGGACTGCTCTCTGAGGCCTCTGCCATGCTGTCCTCATTCTCTTGTTCTGAAGCCTGTTTTTCCTCCAGCGTGCCATTACTTTCTTCAACCGAAGCACTGTCTTTTGGCTCTGAAGATAACATCTCGGCAGAAAATGTTCCATTTAGGAGACTGTCCACTTTGTTGAGGGGGAATTCATAGAGACCACTGAGGAAAGATTCGGGAAATCCAAAACATGCTGTTGCTGCCCGAACAGGTCCACCTCCA encodes:
- the TRMT6 gene encoding tRNA (adenine(58)-N(1))-methyltransferase non-catalytic subunit TRM6 isoform X1, translating into MEDSGEQPGPQPPHPGDHRIRDGDYVVLKREDVFKAVQVQRRKKVTFEKQWFYLDNVIGHSYGTTFEVTNGGSLQPKKKKEEPTSETKEAGTDNRNIIDDGKSQKLTQDDIKALKDKGIKGEEIVQQLIENSTTFRDKTEFAQDKYIKKKKKKYEAIITVVKPSTRILSVMYYAREPGKINHMRYDTLAQMLTLGNIRAGNKMIVMETCAGLVLGAMMERMGGFGSIIQLYPGGGPVRAATACFGFPESFLSGLYEFPLNKVDSLLNGTFSAEMLSSEPKDSASVEESNGTLEEKQASEQENEDSMAEASESSPPEEQETMEIVSQDLEYKEPKERGSRKDYIQEKQKRQEEQRKRQLEAAALLSERNADGLIVASRFHPTPLLLSLLDFVAPSRPFVAYCQYKEPLLECYTKLRERGGVINLRLSETWLRNYQVLPDRSHPKLLMSGGGGYLLSGFTVAMDNLRADLSLKSNASTLELHKTEEPAAKKRKCPESDS